The genomic DNA CCTTCTCAAGGTTTTGAAGATACAGCGTGTTTAACTTCCCATACAAATGCCTGCCCTCTGTCCCTTCCATATTATGAGGAGGATACAGCTCCGATTCCGGATGATAATGATCTCCCTCTTTATGCAGGTCAATCGCGAACACCACATACTCACCATTGCTTATAAATTCTTCTGTAATCTTGATGATTTCTCCTTCGATAGCTATTCCAGGCTCCCCACATGGCAAAGCACCCACAACAAAATCATTCGTATAATCGATATTGATCAAAGCTCTCTTTGTCATCGTTACACTCCTCAAGAATATTTCATACCTTCATTGTAATGTTATTCCTCTAGCTTTGAAAGTTTAAACCCGGTGATTCCAAATATCATGGTAATAATCGGACTCAACAAACAGAAAAATGTAAAAGGAAGATAAGATAAGGTCTCTACTCCTAATACTCCCGTTAAAAAGACTCCACATACACTCCATGGAACCAGTGGATTGACTACCGTCCCTGCATCTTCTAAAATTCTGGAAAGATTTTTCCCATGTAAGCCCATCTTTTTGTACCTTTCTTTAAAGGAACTTCCTGTTAAAAGGATAGAAAGGTATTGTTCTCCAACTAAGAAATTAATGGTAATGGCTGTTCCTGCCGTCCACACCACAAGACTCCAAACTTTATTCAACATTCCACTAATTCCTTCAAGCAGAGCTGGAAGAATTCCAAGCTTAAAAAATAATCCACCCATGGCTAACGCTAAAAGAATAAGTGAAACAGAAAACATCATGCTTTCCATTCCGCCTCTTGAAAGCATCGAATCAATTTCCTTCACTCCTGTATCGGAAGAATAACCAGTAAATAGGGTGTTCATTAGCCCCTGAAGATGGACTTCCTTTTGTACAAATATCGTAACGAAAAGAGAAGTCGCAATTCCTGAAGCCAAGGTAATAATCGCTGGGACTTTTTTAATCGCTAACAATGCTAACACAATAAATGGGAATAAGGAGTACCAATGAACTAGATCATGGTCTTTCAAGCTTGCTTTTAAAAGTTCTAAATACGCAAAGTTCGCAGCAGATTCAGCTGGTGATAATAAAACAAATAATAGAAAGGATAAGACAAACGCCGGGACCGTTGTCCAAGCCATATTTCTGATGTGATCAAACAAATCTACGTGAACAGTTGAAGAAGCCAATATCGTTGTATCTGATAGAGGTGACATTTTATCTCCAAAAAAGGCACCAGAAATCACAGCCCCTGCTGTTATCGCATCTGATAACCCAAGCGCAGTGGAAACACTCATAAAGGCAACACCGATGGTCGCTGCAGTCGTTAACGAACTACCAATACTCATGCCAATAATAGCGGTCACGGCAAACGCAATCGCATAGAACCATTTCTCACTAACGACTTCAAGCGCCAAGTAGATAAATGTAGGAATCGTTCCACTTTCCATCCAACTACTAATCAACATCCCGATAAAAAGAAAAATAAATACGGCTCCAGCTCCAGATTTAGCTCCATTAATGATGGCCTCTTCCAATTCAATAACGGAAACTTTCTTGTATATACCGTAAAGAAACAGTCCCATAATGGCTAAAACAATGGGAATATGAGGAACGGCACCAGCAAATATAAGAGAATAACTAATTCCCCCAATAACTATCATCGAGATAATAAAAGCTTCCATTGGTTTAATTGTTAGTACGCTGTCTTGATTCATGATGTTTTCCTCCAATAAGGGTTTTGTGCAAAAGAAAAAAGCCCTCAACGTCAATAGGGACAAAGGAGCTCCGCGTTACTACCCTAATTCATATAAGAATAGCGGACTTTCTAGATTATGAAGTTCACTATTTTACTTAAACGCTTTTTAGCATTAAAGTATGTTACTAATATAATAATTTACTAGGTTTCTGTCAAGAGAAAAACAAAAAGCAGTGAGTCCTAAGAAGATCTCACTGCTTTTTCCCATTAAACCTCTAATCGAATTCGATTTCCTGAAGGATCTGCTGTAATAAATGCACCCTTCTCCTCTGTAACTGTTACGCCTATTCCTTGTAACTGAGAGATGATTTGCTCTCTCTTTTCTTCACTAGGAAACACCATCGTATAAGATTCCATGCCAACACTGTTTTCAGCAGCTGGTGGGGCACCGACACCATTCCAGGTGTTCAATCCAATATGGTGATGGTATTTGCCAGTAGAAATAAATAAGGCCTGACCTCCGTATCGAGTTACAACTTCAAATCCAAGTCCTTTTGTATAAAACTCCTCTGTTTTCTGTAACTCTGATACATGAAGATGAATATGCCCCATAATCGTACCAGCTGGCATCCCCGTCCACGCTTCCCCGCCTCCCTCAGCAAGAAGACTTTCCGCATCTAACGCAACCGTGGCCATTTCCACTTCTCCATTATTCCAACTCCAATCAGAAGCTGGTCTGTCCGCATACACTTCAATTCCATTCCCATCTGGGTCTGCTAAATAGATGGCTTCACTGACCAAATGGTCGGATGCGCCTTGTAATGGATAACGCACCTGGAGAAAATGTTTTAATAATCTTCCTAGATCTGCACGAGTTGGTAAAAGTAAAGCGAAGTGATAAAGTCCAGTTGTTCTACCCTGCTTCGACACGACCTCATCCGGCTGTTGAATAGCAACAAGAACGGTTTTCCCATCAGCTGTTAGATCGGCCGTAGTGCTTGTTTGGTGTAACACCTGTAGTCGGAGGACTTCTTGGTAAAAAGTAAGCGAACGTTCTAAGTTTGCTACTTTTAGGTTTACTTGGCTAACAAATGTATTTGGTTCACGATGAAATCCCATTTGTGATCTCTCCTTTAGTATATTGCTTCATTTATACTTATCATTTACTATTTATCTTTTTAAAACCATAGTTAGTAACTTACTTTATGTAAGTAATTATATTTTCATAACAAACAAACGTCAAGTAAGTATTTTATAAAAAATAATTTAATTATGAAAAAAAGGGGTTATAATAGAAGGAAGGAGTGATTGTCATGGATAAATCTATTTGTCCTAGATTTGAAAAAGCGATGAGTATTTTAAGCCAAAGATGGACCGGCTTAATTATTTACCAGTTACTAGGTGGCCCACAGCGTTTTTGCAGCCTAGAATCATCCATTGGTGTCAGTGGTCGTGTGCTTTCAGAGAGGTTAAAGGATTTGGAGAATGAAGGCATTGTGAAGCGCGAAGTATTCCCAGAAACTCCTGTTCGAATTGAATATTCACTAACTGATAAGGGAGTAGCCTTGGAGCCTCTTATGAGAGATATAGAAAAATGGTCACAAGCTTGGCTAGAAGTATAATAAAAGGTTGCAATCCTAAGATTGCAACCTTTTTTCATTAGTTCAGTACGGTTTTACTGTCTTTGCCTTTGTTTGTTAACTTACGTAAATATGGTAATGCATAACGATCTAGACCGAATAAACCAGCATTCGCACCGGCAGTAATGATTAAGAGCCCATTAAAATATCTGTAGGATTATGAGAAACTGTCCCTGCCAATAAGAATGAAAAGTTCATTACTATTCCGAAGAAAGAAGCAGCTGTTGTTAGGCAGCCTAAAATTAAACCTAAGCCTACTAGAAATTCGCCCCAAGGAACCATAAAGTTAAACAGCTCCACATTCGGTAAAGCGACACTTTCTAGGAATGACGTATACGCACCATACACAGCACTTCCATCTGGACCTG from Robertmurraya sp. FSL R5-0851 includes the following:
- a CDS encoding cysteine hydrolase family protein, producing MTKRALINIDYTNDFVVGALPCGEPGIAIEGEIIKITEEFISNGEYVVFAIDLHKEGDHYHPESELYPPHNMEGTEGRHLYGKLNTLYLQNLEKEQVYWMDKTRYSAFAGTDLEIKLRERGITEVHLVGVCTDICVLHTAVDAYNKGFKIVIHEKAVASFNQAGHDWALGHFKGSMNAQIL
- the nhaC gene encoding Na+/H+ antiporter NhaC, which gives rise to MNQDSVLTIKPMEAFIISMIVIGGISYSLIFAGAVPHIPIVLAIMGLFLYGIYKKVSVIELEEAIINGAKSGAGAVFIFLFIGMLISSWMESGTIPTFIYLALEVVSEKWFYAIAFAVTAIIGMSIGSSLTTAATIGVAFMSVSTALGLSDAITAGAVISGAFFGDKMSPLSDTTILASSTVHVDLFDHIRNMAWTTVPAFVLSFLLFVLLSPAESAANFAYLELLKASLKDHDLVHWYSLFPFIVLALLAIKKVPAIITLASGIATSLFVTIFVQKEVHLQGLMNTLFTGYSSDTGVKEIDSMLSRGGMESMMFSVSLILLALAMGGLFFKLGILPALLEGISGMLNKVWSLVVWTAGTAITINFLVGEQYLSILLTGSSFKERYKKMGLHGKNLSRILEDAGTVVNPLVPWSVCGVFLTGVLGVETLSYLPFTFFCLLSPIITMIFGITGFKLSKLEE
- a CDS encoding VOC family protein, with the translated sequence MGFHREPNTFVSQVNLKVANLERSLTFYQEVLRLQVLHQTSTTADLTADGKTVLVAIQQPDEVVSKQGRTTGLYHFALLLPTRADLGRLLKHFLQVRYPLQGASDHLVSEAIYLADPDGNGIEVYADRPASDWSWNNGEVEMATVALDAESLLAEGGGEAWTGMPAGTIMGHIHLHVSELQKTEEFYTKGLGFEVVTRYGGQALFISTGKYHHHIGLNTWNGVGAPPAAENSVGMESYTMVFPSEEKREQIISQLQGIGVTVTEEKGAFITADPSGNRIRLEV
- a CDS encoding winged helix-turn-helix transcriptional regulator — translated: MDKSICPRFEKAMSILSQRWTGLIIYQLLGGPQRFCSLESSIGVSGRVLSERLKDLENEGIVKREVFPETPVRIEYSLTDKGVALEPLMRDIEKWSQAWLEV